In the Sediminibacter sp. Hel_I_10 genome, one interval contains:
- a CDS encoding SDR family NAD(P)-dependent oxidoreductase — protein sequence MTVLENKIALVTGAGSGIGKAIAILYAKEGAKVIVNDINEEHGNSVVDLITSEGGTAFFIKADASKEKEVKTLIQKTVEKYGRLDIACNNAGIGGEQNLTGDYSIESWNNVVDINLNGVFYGCKYELEQMEKNGGGVIVNMASIHGTVAAPMSSPYTATKHAVVGLTKNIGAEYGQKNIRCNAVGPAYIKTPLLENLDSEMLEDLKSKHPMNRLGKPEEVAELVLFLSSEKSSFMTGGYYLIDGGYTAV from the coding sequence ATGACAGTACTAGAAAATAAAATTGCCTTGGTAACGGGTGCAGGATCAGGAATAGGTAAAGCAATAGCGATACTATATGCTAAGGAAGGTGCCAAAGTCATCGTGAATGACATCAACGAAGAACACGGAAATTCTGTTGTGGACCTCATCACTTCAGAAGGTGGAACGGCATTTTTTATTAAGGCAGACGCTTCTAAAGAGAAAGAGGTTAAAACCTTGATTCAAAAAACAGTAGAAAAATATGGTAGATTGGATATTGCCTGCAATAATGCTGGTATTGGAGGAGAACAAAACCTCACGGGAGACTACTCTATAGAGAGCTGGAACAACGTGGTTGATATCAATTTAAACGGGGTGTTCTATGGTTGTAAGTATGAACTGGAACAGATGGAAAAAAATGGAGGTGGCGTTATTGTGAATATGGCATCTATTCATGGTACAGTAGCTGCACCAATGTCTTCACCGTATACGGCTACAAAACACGCCGTTGTAGGATTGACCAAAAACATTGGGGCAGAGTATGGACAAAAAAACATTCGTTGCAATGCTGTTGGACCAGCATATATTAAAACCCCATTATTAGAAAATTTAGACTCTGAGATGTTGGAAGACCTGAAGTCTAAGCACCCGATGAACAGATTAGGGAAACCAGAGGAGGTCGCAGAATTGGTACTGTTTTTAAGTTCTGAAAAATCTTCATTTATGACTGGTGGTTACTACTTAATCGATGGCGGATATACTGCGGTTTGA
- a CDS encoding tetratricopeptide repeat protein: MKTLKSLIHCFFLLLVCISNAQDMQEGFTYLETGNYAKAETFFDTILKDYPENKTARLCYGRAVGLHGDAEKANALFTDLLKDYPNDFEVKLNYGESLLWNKNFTAAKAYYQDLVTEAPESFPALLGYANTLSNLKEYESALTYVNKALDVSIGNPNAMVSKKYIYLGYAYQNQQSQNYTESERLLTKNIELFGEDKETLMNLANLYLITNELDFAKGTYDRLAEDSSNQLEALNGLALVSHLGGKEKNALKLSEEAFSKITDSTSTALTQQTTERYIQALIWNKKFKQAKTEIATLVEQQPNENWILALRATLNIYKSNFKQSLEDYDRILVNDSTSFDGNLGKANALKAMGYYDEAYTSAENTLKFYDNQKDAKNFINILDTYFSPASDSRASYTFDNGDNKAYSFNTNVSFPLSTRFSLLGSYNYRTTNNTVTKNKANSNDVSVGLSYQLLHNVTFTGTTGLTSANAQSTDYTQLLTNVFFNIKPFKLQTLDIGYKREIQSFNADLLDREIVQNNIYTNYNLGTNFNLGWFTQYIYTTQNDGNARNLLFTSLYYNLLAKPSLKVGFNYQYITFKDQVPTIYFSPEKFNAGEVFLNIIKDENASKPNQLFYELTAATGLQYIEDGAKQSTYRIQAKLGYKFSERCMANAFGTRSNIASATAAGFTFTEIGLRLKWILTNKPVYKR; the protein is encoded by the coding sequence AACCTTTTTTGATACCATACTAAAAGACTACCCAGAAAATAAGACCGCTCGATTGTGCTACGGAAGAGCCGTTGGGCTTCACGGCGATGCCGAAAAAGCAAATGCCCTTTTTACCGATTTGCTAAAAGACTACCCTAACGATTTTGAAGTAAAGCTTAATTATGGTGAGTCCTTATTATGGAACAAAAACTTTACCGCCGCAAAAGCCTACTACCAAGATCTTGTGACAGAAGCCCCAGAAAGTTTCCCGGCACTATTGGGCTACGCCAATACGCTTTCTAATTTGAAGGAATATGAAAGTGCTTTGACCTATGTTAATAAAGCTTTGGATGTGTCTATAGGAAACCCAAACGCCATGGTTTCTAAAAAATACATCTATTTAGGGTATGCATACCAAAACCAACAGTCTCAAAATTACACCGAGTCTGAACGCTTATTGACCAAGAACATCGAATTATTTGGAGAAGATAAAGAAACTCTAATGAACCTTGCCAATCTCTATCTTATCACCAACGAACTGGATTTTGCAAAAGGCACCTATGACAGACTTGCCGAAGATTCCTCCAACCAATTAGAAGCTTTAAACGGTTTAGCACTGGTATCACACTTAGGCGGAAAAGAAAAAAATGCCTTAAAATTAAGTGAAGAAGCCTTCAGCAAAATAACAGATAGCACCAGCACAGCATTAACCCAACAAACGACAGAGCGCTACATTCAAGCCTTGATTTGGAATAAGAAATTTAAACAAGCCAAAACAGAAATAGCAACCCTAGTGGAGCAGCAACCCAACGAAAATTGGATCTTGGCCTTAAGAGCGACATTAAACATTTACAAAAGTAATTTTAAGCAAAGTTTAGAAGATTATGATCGTATTTTAGTAAATGACAGCACCTCTTTTGATGGTAACCTTGGAAAGGCAAATGCTTTAAAAGCCATGGGATATTATGATGAAGCCTATACCTCTGCCGAGAATACGCTTAAATTTTATGATAATCAGAAAGATGCCAAAAACTTCATAAACATTTTAGACACTTATTTCTCACCAGCATCAGATTCTAGAGCCTCTTATACCTTTGATAATGGAGACAATAAAGCTTACTCCTTTAACACCAATGTGTCATTCCCGTTATCAACGCGATTTAGCCTTTTAGGAAGTTATAACTATAGAACCACCAATAATACGGTGACCAAGAACAAAGCTAACTCTAATGACGTTTCTGTGGGCCTATCTTACCAACTGTTACATAACGTAACTTTTACAGGAACCACAGGCTTAACCTCAGCAAATGCTCAAAGTACGGACTATACCCAATTGCTCACCAATGTATTCTTTAATATCAAGCCTTTTAAACTGCAAACTTTAGATATTGGTTACAAACGTGAGATCCAAAGTTTTAATGCCGACTTATTAGACCGTGAGATTGTTCAAAACAACATTTACACCAACTACAATCTTGGTACTAACTTTAACTTGGGTTGGTTTACGCAATACATTTACACCACTCAAAATGATGGCAACGCAAGAAACCTATTATTCACTTCCTTATATTATAACCTACTTGCTAAGCCCTCTCTAAAAGTTGGGTTTAATTACCAGTACATCACATTTAAGGATCAAGTGCCTACTATTTACTTTAGTCCAGAGAAATTTAATGCCGGTGAGGTCTTTTTAAACATTATAAAAGATGAGAATGCCTCTAAACCAAATCAGTTATTTTATGAGTTGACGGCTGCTACAGGTCTCCAATATATTGAAGATGGGGCCAAACAGAGCACCTACCGTATTCAGGCCAAATTGGGTTATAAGTTTTCAGAGCGTTGTATGGCCAATGCTTTTGGCACGAGAAGTAATATTGCTTCGGCAACTGCTGCTGGTTTTACCTTTACCGAAATTGGCTTACGTTTAAAATGGATCTTAACAAACAAACCTGTTTATAAGCGGTAA